A stretch of the Nicotiana tabacum cultivar K326 chromosome 6, ASM71507v2, whole genome shotgun sequence genome encodes the following:
- the LOC107759509 gene encoding GDSL lipase produces the protein MTMRKVDFSSSYFFVMTTLLVLILLFISTEAAATGLFIFGDSTVDAGNNNYIETIPENRANYEPYAQNGFFQEPTGRFSDGRIIVDFIAEYAKLPLIPPYLQPHIADFSNGVNFASGGAGVLSTTHPGLVIDLERQLKYFEQVRKSLTEKLGVAKAEEVISEAVYFISIGSNDYMGGYFGNETMQQLHGPEEYLGMVVGNLTQAIQELYEKGARKFGFLSLSPLGCLPALRALNPRANNDNEEAGGGCFDAASDLALAHNNALSMVLTSLQHILQGFKYCNSNFYDWLLDRVNNPTKYGFKEGVKACCGTGPYGGENTCGGTKEYEICDNAKDYVWFDSFHPTEGIHEQFAKALWDGPSSSVGPYTLQDLFFGKEKQTIADIVDI, from the exons ATGACAATGAGGAAAGTTGACTTTAGTAGTTCATATTTCTTTGTGATGACAACTCTTCTTGTTCttattcttctatttatttccacTGAGGCAGCAGCAACAGGCTTGTTCATCTTCGGAGACTCCACAGTGGATGCAGGAAACAACAACTATATTGAAACCATTCCTGAGAACAGAGCCAATTATGAACCATATGCCCAGAATGGTTTTTTCCAGGAACCCACTGGTCGCTTCTCCGATGGTCGTATCATCGTTGATTTCATAG CTGAATATGCAAAGTTGCCATTAATTCCTCCTTACCTGCAACCACATATTGCTGATTTCAGCAATGGAGTTAACTTTGCTTCTGGAGGAGCTGGAGTTCTTTCTACTACTCATCCTGGTTTG GTTATTGATCTGGAGAGACAATTAAAGTACTTTGAACAAGTGCGGAAATCACTAACAGAAAAGTTGGGAGTAGCCAAAGCAGAGGAAGTCATATCGGAAGCAGTTTACTTCATCAGTATAGGAAGTAACGATTACATGGGGGGTTACTTTGGTAACGAAACGATGCAGCAACTCCACGGTCCTGAAGAATATTTAGGGATGGTCGTTGGCAACTTGACTCAGGCAATTCAA GAATTGTATGAGAAAGGCGCCAGAAAATTTGGTTTCTTAAGCTTGTCGCCATTGGGATGCTTACCAGCTCTCAGAGCTCTAAATCCAAGAGCTAATAACGATAATGAAGAAGCGGGAGGAGGTTGTTTTGACGCTGCTTCTGATCTTGCATTGGCTCATAACAATGCTCTCTCAATGGTCCTCACAAGCCTTCAACATATACTGCAAGGCTTTAAGTATTGCAACTCCAACTTCTACGATTGGCTTCTCGATAGAGTTAACAATCCCACAAAGTATG GTTTTAAGGAAGGAGTGAAGGCTTGCTGTGGAACAGGACCTTATGGAGGTGAAAATACATGTGGTGGGACGAAAGAATATGAGATTTGCGATAATGCCAAAGACTACGTATGGTTTGATTCATTTCACCCGACAGAAGGCATACATGAACAATTTGCAAAAGCACTCTGGGATGGACCATCCTCCTCTGTTGGACCTTATACTCTTCAAGACCTATTTTTTGGTAAAGAGAAACAAACTATAGCTGATATTGTCGATATATAA